The nucleotide window ACACCGATTGGACGAGTTGGGTGGATGCCTTCCAGCTGAACGACGTTGACCCCAGAGGAGGTCAGGATTTCCCAAATATCGATATGGCGACGAAGGCCGCGGTGATGGGAGTTGGCGTCGTCATGGCGAACATTGTTTTGTGTCACGAGGAACTCGCCAGCGAGACATTGGTTGCACCCTTCCCGGATTTGGTCTGCGGCTCCCCGTTGGGGGGCGTGTGCCTGATCGGCAGTCGGGAAAAATGGACGAGCCCCAAAGTCGAAGCCTTCAAATCCTGGGCCTATGACGTCGCGGAGGCCGATCGAAATCTGGCGATCCAATAGTCTGAACGGTAGAAGACCAAGCGGCGCGACAGGGCAGACCACAAAACCGACCTCGGAGACTCGCGCGGCCAATGTCAGCTTCCCGCCCTTCATGGCTGCGCCTGGCGTCATGCTGCGGCAGCCAAGGAGGGCAGCTTTGAGCTGCTTGCCGACATCGGTGAAACCCTCCGCACGACCGAGCAAGCTCTGTTGGCGGAAATTGTCACCCGACCGTTCAGAGCGGCAGCGGATCCGTTGTTCCGCTCTCTTCGAATTCCCAGGTCGCGTTCCAGGCGTCTGCCTTGCGCTCGAGCCGCAGGTAGTTCCGCTCGGCCACGTAGCGCGACGCGTGCCCCGGCGGGCGCTCGATGCGGATTGGATGCCCACTCAGTGGCGAATCACCCAGCCATGGCTCTGTTGCACAAATCGGCTGATGGCCGAAGTTCCCCTTTCCCCGGACAGACTTATCCCACGGGCTCAGTGACAGGGATGCCGAGCGCGGTGTACCCGTTCAGAACGGCGATACGGACCTGAAGCTCCGCGACCTGTCGGTCAAAGTCTCGTGCCATGAGGCGCTGCCCCAGCAGTTTCACACAATGCATCTTTGTCTCGACGCGGCTTCGGCGGTGGTATCCGCTCCATCGTCGCCAGAGGGCACGACCGAGGTATTTCGATGCTCGCAGTGCTTCGTTTCGCGCCACGGCTCCGGCGGTGATCGCCTTCCAGGGCTTCGCGTTCTTGCGGGGCGGGATGACAGCGTGGGCACCGCGGTCAGCGATTACATCGTGGCATTTGCGCGTGTCGTAGGCGCCATCGGCGGTGACGCTACAGATTTCCTGGTCCTGCGGGATTTGATCGAGAAGGTCGGGTAACACCGGCGCATCACCGATGTGGCTCCCTGTGATTTCGACGGCCCGAACCTCCAGCGTTTCCTCATCAATCCCCAAGTGGATCTTGCGCCAGACGCGCCTTTTGGGGCCACCATGCTTGCGGACGTGCCACTCGCCTTCGCCCTCGACCTTGATCCCGGTGCTATCGATCAACAGGTGGAGCGGACCCTTCGACCCACGGTAGGGGATGTTGACGGCTAGGGTCTTCTGGCGGCGGGACAGCGTGCTGAAGTCGGGCACCGCCCAGTCGAGGCCGACCAACCGCAACAGGCTTTCGACGAAGCCTGTCGTCTGCCGAAGCGCCATGCCGAACAAAACCTTCATCGTAAGGCACGTCTGAATAGCGGCGTCGCTGTAGCTCTGCTGACGGCCGCGCCTGCCTGACGGCGCGGCATCCCAGCTCATGTCGGGGTCAAACCAGATCGACAGTGAGCCCCGGCGCTTGAGCGCATCATTGTATGCTGGCCAGTTCCTGGTCCTGTAGGTTGCGGGTGTAGGTCTGCTCATGCATCCCTGCTACCACGCTGGATTCATGAGATGAATCCCGCACGGGATTTGTGCAACAGAGCCGGTTCAGGCACGAAGACCATTTGGAACCGAGTGACGTCGTCTCTTTTTTGACCATAGCTGCCCCACATAGAAAGAGCTTACTTTCACGTATTTTGGGACGCTAGATTGAACGGCAGCTTCGTCCCGCACTGCTGACCTTGGGTTGCCTGCACATGCTGCACGATGCCACCGATGTCCGGTGTGGGGAAGCTGCGCCGCAGCGAGGCGCGGCCCGGCAAATGTCTGGATAGGGCCGGGAGCGACGGCCGCCGCGGCTCGCTAGGTGTTCGCCTCACTGCGCGGCCGGAGTCCGCTTCAGAGCCCTTTCCAGACATAGTTGACCCGTGCCTTCGTGCAGGCGCAGCACGAACTCCATGGGTGGGCTCGCTGCGACTATTCTATGGGCGCCACCTGCCATTTCATCAGGATTTTCCGGCGTTTTCTGCACCTGCACAATCAGGGAGCTTTGCTGCTACGCCAGCGCAGCGCACACTCGAGGCTCGCGATCAGTGGGAGCCCATGATGACCAGCGAGAAGTTCAACCTCCTCTCCTTCACCGGCAAGATGCGTATCCTGCACCTGACGTGGTTTGCCTTCTTTCTGACCTTCGTGGTGTGGTTCAACCTTGCACCAATGCTGCAGGCGATCCGCACCAGCCTCGGCCTTGACCAGGCGCAGGTGACGACGCTGCTGGTGCTGAACGTGGCGCTGACCATCCCGGCGCGCATCGTGATCGGCATGCTGACCGACCTCTATGGACCGCGGCGGGTCTACTCGGGGCTGCTCATCGCCTGTTCGATCCCCTGTTTCGTCTTTGCCGTGGCCGACAATTTCACCCAGCTGGCGCTGGCGCGCTTCGCGCTTGGCTTCATCGGGGCGGGCTTCGTCATCGGCATCCGCATGGTCTCGGAATGGTTCCCCGCGGAAGAGCTTGGCACCGCCGAGGGCATTTACGGCGGCTGGGGCAACTTTGGATCGGCGGCGGCGGCCTTCACCCTGCCAACCATCGCGCTCTGGTTTGGCGGCGAGAATGGCTGGCGGTGGGCGATCGCCCTCACCGGGCTGATGTCGCTGGTTTACGGCTTCATCTATTACGCCTCGGTGCAGGACGTGCCGAAGGGGTCCAAATACTTCCGTCCCAAGAACGCCACCGCGATGGAGGTTACCTCGAAGGGCGATCTGATGTTCCTTCTGGTGATGAAGGTGCCGCTCTACATTGCGCTCGGCGCTCTGGCCTGGCGCCTGCGCAACGTGGCGATCTTCACCACGCCCACCATGTATATCGTCTGGTTCGGGCTGCTGCTGCTCTATGCCTACGATTCCATGCTGGCAGTGCGCGCCAACCGCCGCGTGCTGACCGAGGAAGTACCTGCCTTCCAGCGCTACAGCTTCAAGCAGGTGGCAATCCTCAACATCCTCTATTTCGCCACCTTCGGATCGGAGCTTGCGGTGGTGTCCATGCTGCCGCTGTTCTTTGCCGACACATTCGGGCTGTCGCCGGTGGTGGCCGGCATGGTCGCCTCGGCCTATGCCTTCATGAACCTGATGTCGCGGCCCGGCGGCGGCTGGATTTCCGACCGCTTCGGGCGCAAGCCGACGCTGCTGATCCTCACCGCGGGTCTGGCGGTCGGCTATGCCGCAATGGGGATCATCGGCTCTGCCTGGCCGGTCTGGCTGGCGGTGGTGGTGGCCATGGCCTGCTCGTTCTTCGTGCAGGCGGGTGAAGGCGCGGTCTTTGCCGTCGTGCCGCTGATCAAGCGCTCGCTCACCGGGCAGATCGCCGGGATGACCGGCGCATACGGCAATGTGGGCGCGGTGATCTACCTGATCGTCTACTCAGTGGTCGATGCCTCGACCTTCTTCTTCGTCATCGCGGGGACCGCGGTACTTGGGTTCGTCGCGCTGCTGTTCCTCGAGGAACCCTCGGGCGAGATCGCCGAGGTTGACGAGGACGGCACCGTCACCATGATCAACGTGGGGCTCAAGGCCTGAGACCACGAACACTGGTGCGCGTATGGACGAACCCGCAAATCTCTTCCCGAAGCGGGCTATGAAGGCCGTGCTCGGCGGATGGAGCAGCGCCGGGGTCAAGCCAAGGAATGACGACGCCATCTCCGGCAGGATCCCCGAAAGCGCGTGGGAGCTTCACACCAAGGGCGCGATCGCCTGCATCGCAGATGGTATCTCGACCGGGCGCAACTCGGACAAGGCGGCGCAGATCTCGGTGATCCAGTTCGCGCGAGACTACTACTCGGCACCGGAAAGCTGGCCGGTGCGCGACTGCGCCGGGCGTTTGCTGACCGCGCTCAACACGTGGTTCCACGCGCAGAACCGCAGCGGCTCGCCCGAGGCCGAGGGGCAGGTCACCACCTTTACCGCGGTGATCGCCCGCTCGCAGACCCTGCATGTGGTTCATATCGGCGATACCCGGGCGCTGCGCCTGCGCTCAGGGCGGCTGCGATGCCTGACCGAGGACCATTCGGCCCGCTTCATGGGCGAGCACGAAGCGCTGACCCGTGCACTGGGAATCGAGAATGATATCCGCGTCGACTACCTTTCGGAGCAGATGCAGGCGGGCGATCTTTACCTGCTGACCAGCGACGGCCTGCATGCAGTGCTGAGCGAGGCGCGTATGGCCGAGCTGCTGGCCGCAGGCCCGCTCGAAACTCAGGGGGATCTCGAAGCCGCAGCGCGCGGGCTTTGTCACGCGGCGCTGGACGCGGGAAGCGACGACAACGTCAGTTGCATGATGCTCCGGGTGTTGGACCTGCCGTCCGAGAGCTTGACCGAGGCACACAGCCGCCTGACCGCTCAGGTCATCCCGCCACGTCTGGCGCCGGGCAACCGCATCGACGGCTGGGAGGTGATCGAGGTCCTGCATGCCTCGACCCGCAGCAATGTCTACCTTGTGCGCCGCGCGGGTGAGGATGGGCGCTTTGTGCTCAAGGCACCGTCAAAGGGGCTTGAGGACAACCTGCAGTACCTCGACGGTTTCACACTCGAGCAATGGGTGGGGCGGCGGATCGACAATCCGCAGGTGATGAAGATCCGCCCGCATGAGGACAGCCGGTTCCTCTACTACGTCGCAGAGCATGTGGAAGGACTAACCCTGCGCCAGTGGATGGACCAGCACCCCACGCCAAGCGTCGCCATGATCCTGCCGCTGCTCGGATCGCTCGCCTCCGCGCTGCGCGCCTTCCATCGCATGGGCATGGTGCATCGCGATCTGAAGCCCGAGAACGTCATCCTCGGTGCCGATGGGCGCGCGAGGATCATCGACTTTGGGTCGGTACAGGTCTCGGGATTTCGCGAGCTCTCCCGCGGCGGCGTCGAGGACATGCCCGAAGGCTCGCTCAACTATATTGCCCCCGAAGTGCTGCTCGGACAGGAGGCCTCGCCGAGGTCCGATCTCTATGCATTGGGGGTGATCGCATGGGAGATGCTGGCAGGCGACGTTCCGGTTGATCTCGAGACACGCGGCAAGCTGCCGACGCGCGCCGAGGACTGGGCCCTGCCGCACATCTCGGACAAGCGGCCCGACCTGCCCGAAGGCGCGCAAGCCATTCTAGCGCGTGTCCTGTCTGTCGCCCCCAAGGGGCGGCCTCAGGCCATGTCGGAGTTTCTTGCCGAACTGCAGTCTCTGGCCAAGGGCCATGGGGCCGGACGACCCGAGTTCGTGCCATTGCTGCAGCGGGGATCGGTCACCTTCTGGCGGGGCTGGGCGCTTGCCAGCACCGTGCTGGCGCTGCTGCTTCTGGTGTTGCTACTCGGCGGCTCTTGACACCCCTTGCTGCAGCAGCGCCGCCAGTTCCGCCTTGCATGATCCGCAGTTTGTCCCCGCCGAGAGGCTGGCGCCGATCGCCTCGACGCTCTGCAGACCTTCGGCCCCGATGGCCCGCAAGATGGTGTTGCGCCCGACCGCGTAGCAGGAGCAGACCACCGGGCCAGGATCGGGCATGTCTCCCCGCGCTGTCCCTGCAAGGGCCCATGGGGTCTCGGTCCCCGGCAACCCGGCAAGAAAATCGCGCATCAGCCGCACCGGCTTATGATCGAGATAGAGCGCCGCGAGCAGGATTTCCCCGTCCATGAAAGCAAGACGCGTACGGCCCTTCGCCATGTCCTTGCTCATCTGCAGCGCAGCATCGGGCAGCCCGAAGAGCGCGCGCGCGAAATCTTCCGCGTCCGCGATCTCTTCGGTCCCCGCAAGTTCGGCGCGAAAGCCCCGGTCGGTCCGGGCCAGAGCCCAATAGGCGCACTCCGGGCGGGGCCGCGCGGTGGCGATGGCAAACCCGTACCACGCAGCCTCGAACCGAGCGGCGGAGACCGCCGCGGCCTTGCTTTCGGGCTGGCCGGAGACGGGGTCCGTCACCGACGCAATGAGCGCGTCGATGCGGGCTGAGGGGGCTGTCTCTCCAGTCCAGTGCATCGGCGCGAACAGATGCCCCGGCTGCACGTCGCGCGTGATCCGCAGGCGAAGGATGGCGCTGCCCTGTGGGCTCTCCAGCCGCAGCAGATCGGCAGGCGCAAGCCCCAGACGCGCGGCATCGTCCGGGTGCATGTCGACGAAGGGTTCGGGAAGATGAGCTGAGAGCCGAGGCGAGAGCGCCGTTCGGGTCATGGTGTGCCACTGGTCGCGCAGCCGCCCGGTGTTGAGGCGGAACGGATGTTCCGGTGTGAGGGCCGCTGCGGGCGCGCGCGGGGCGAGCGCAAGCATCCGTGCCTTGCCGTCCGGATGGTAGAAGCCGCCGTCTTCGAAGAACCTGCCGCCGCTCTTTGCCGGACCGTCGGGCCAACGGAACGGCGGCATGCTGTCATAGTCAGAGCTGGAAAGCTTCGCGCGGTTCGAAATGTCGAAGTCCTTGCCGAACGTCCTGGCGAGGCCCGAAAGCGCGGCGTATTCTGCGAATATTTCGGCCTCGTTGTCCCAGTTAAAGCCTTCCGCAAACCCCATCCGTTGCGCCACCTCCGCAAGGATCGCCCAGTCCGGCCGTGCCGCTCCCGGGGGTGCGAGTGCGGCCCGCTGCCGCGAGATCGTGCGGTCGGAGTTGGTGACTGTTCCGCTCTTCTCGGCCCAGGCGGTGGCCGGCAGCAGCACGTTGGCCTGCCGCGCGGTGTCGGTGGCGGCAGTGATGTCGCTGACCACGACGAAGGGGCAACTGGCGATCGCGTCCTGCACCGTGTCGGCGTCGGGCAAGGTGACGGCGGGGTTAGAGTGGATGAGCCACAGCGCCTTGATGCGCCCATCCGCGACGGCGCGAAACATCTCGACTGCCTTGAGCCCCGGTGCCTCGGGCATCGCCGGGGCGTTCCAAAAGCCGCGCACCGCGTCGCGATGGTCCACGTTCTCGATGTCCAGATGGCAGGCCAGCATGTTGGCGAGCCCCCCGACCTCGCGCCCTCCCATGGCGTTGGGCTGGCCGGTGACCGAAAACGGTCCCATCCCGGGCTTGCCGATCCTGCCGGTCGCGAGGTGGCAGTTGAGGATGGCGTTCACCTTGTCACTGCCCGAGCTCGACTGGTTCACGCCCTGCGAGAAGATGGTGACGACCTTCTCGGTCCCGATCCAGAGGTCGCAGAAGTCGCGCAGCGTCTCTCGCGAGAGCCCGGTGAAAGCCGGATCGCTGCCCTGCGCCGCTTTCAGGGCCGCGTCGAACCCCTCGACATGCGCGCTGACATAGTCGCGATCCACGGCACCGCGCCGCGCGACCTCGGCCAGCAGCGCGTTGAACAGCGCCACGTCCGAGCCGGGCTCGAGTGCAAGGTGAAGGTCCGCACCCTCGCAGCTGGCGGTGCGTCGTGGATCGATGACGACAAGGCGGAGTGCGCGCTTTTCGCGCGCTGCCATGATCCTCTGGTAGAGGATCGGGTGGCACCAGGCGAGGTTGCTCCCCACCAGCACGATGAGATCGGCCTCCTCGAGGTCATCGTAGACCCCCGGAACCGTGTCGGTACCGAAGGCCCGTCTGTGGCCCGCAACGGTCGAGGCCATGCAGAGCCGCGAGTTGGTGTCGATATTGGCCGAGCCGATGAACCCCTTCATCAGCTTGTTGGCGACGTAGTAGTCCTCGGTCAGCATCTGGCCCGAAACGTAAAAGGCAACGCTGTCCGACCCGTGGGTCTCTATGGTCTTACGAAATCTGGTCGCGACAAGGTTGAGCGCATCCTTCCAAGTGGCGGTGCTGCCGTGGACCTGTGGGGCGAGGAGGCGCTCCTCCAGTCCGACGGTTTCGCCAAGCGCCGAGCCCTTGGAGCAAAGCCGCCCGCGGTTGGTGGGATGGGCGGGATCGCCGCGCACGGCAAGGCCGCCGCTGCCATCGGCGGACAGCAGGACGCCGCATCCCACACCGCAGTAGGGGCATGTCGAGCGGACCTCGGCGCCCATCAGGCGGCGCGTGCGGCGACGGCGTCCCCGTCGAGAAGGATACGCCCACCCTCGGTCTTCACCGGGTAGGTGGGGATGCGGCCGTCGTCGGCTCCCTGTGCCTCGCCGGTCTCGAGAGAATAGACCCAATTGTGCAGCGGGCAGGTGATGTTGCGTCCATGAACCATGCCCTCGGCCAGCGGCCCCCCCTTGTGTGCGCAGGTGTTGGAGGTGGCGAAAAGCTCGTCCTCGGCGGTGCGGAAGATCGCGACGCAACCTGATCGTGTCTTCACCACGCGCGCCCCGCGCAGGGGAATTTCGTCAAGCGCGCCCACGTCGATCCAGTTCATTCCGCGGCCTCCTGCGTGAAATCCGCCAGCGGCTGGAACTTGCGGGCCTCGGCGGGCGCCGCGCGTTCCGCCCAGGGGTCCTTCTGGTAGACCGTCTGCGAAAGGTCGAAACGCTCCACCAGCGACTTCCGCCGGCTTTCATCGGCAAGCACATCCTTGACCCAGTCGAGCCCAACCTTGGCGACCCATTTGTAGGGACGATCGAGGTACTTGGCGTGCTCGCGGTAGAGCTGCACGAAGGCGACAGTCCATTCAATCGCCTCCTCCTCGCTGGCCACGTCGACCAGCCGCTCGGTCTCCTTCACATCCATGCCCGCAGCCCCGGCGACCCCGACCTGATAGCCACTGTCGACGCAGATGATGCCCACGTCCTTGCAGGTGGCCTCGGCGCAGTTGCGCGGACAGCCAGAGACGCCAAGCTTGACCTTATGCGGCGTCCACGAACCCCAGAGCCGCTTTTCGAGCTTGATCCCGAGCCCGGTGCTGTCCTGAGTTCCGAAGCGGCACCAATCCGAGCCGACGCAGGTCTTCACCGTGCGCAGGCCCTTGGTGTAAGCGTGCCCCGACACCATTCCAGCATCGTTGAGATCGGCCCAGATGGCGGGAAGATCTTCTTTCTTGATGCCTAAGAGGTCGATGCGCTGGCCGCCTGTCACCTTCACGGCGGCATCGTATTTGCGCGCCGCCTCGGCGATGGCGATCAGCTCGTCCGGCGTGGTCATGCCGCCCCACATGCGGGGCATCACGGAGTAGGTGCCGTCTTTCTGGATGTTGGCGTGGTTGCGCTCGTTCACAAGGCGCGACTGGGGATCATCGCGATACTCCAAAGGCCAGTCGGCGAGCAGGTAGAAGTTCACCGCGGGTCGGCAGACGTGACAGCCATTCGGGGTCTTCCAGCCGAGTTCCTGCCAGACCGCAGGCTGCGACTTCAGCTCCTTGGTCTTGATCAGCACCCGCACGTCCTCATGGGTGAGATCGCAGCACGCGCAGATCGGTTTGGCGGACGGCATCTCGAAGCTGTCGCCCAGTGAGACCGCGAGCACCTGCTCGACAAGTCCCGCGCAGGTTCCGCAGGAGGCCGAGGCCTTCGTCTGCGCACGCACGGCCTCGAGAGAATGCGCGCCCCCTTCGACGGCCTTGAGGATATCGCCCTTGCACACGCCGTTGCAGCCACAGATCTCGGCATCAGCCGGCAATGCTGCAACGGCTGCCAGAGGGTCCGCGGCGGCACCGCCACCCCCCTGAAACGCAGGGCCGAAGATGAGCGTCTCGCGCATTTCCTCGATGTCGGTGCCATCCTTGATCAGCCCGAAGAACCAATTGCTGTCGGCGGTGTCACCGTACATGACCGCGCCGATCAGCCGGTCCTCCTCGATCACCAACCGCTTGTAGATGCCGCGCGCCGGGTCGCGGAAGACGATATCCTCCCGCGTGGGGCCCTCGACGAAATCACCGGCCGAGAAGAGGTCACAGCCGGTGACCTTGAGCTTCGTGGACAGCTCGCGCGCCACGAAGGTGTCATCCTCGTCCAGCAGGGTTTTCGCCAGAACCTTGGCTTGATCGTAGAGCGGGGCGACGAGACCAAAGAGATTGCCTGCGAACTCGACGCACTCACCCACGGCGAATATGTCCGGATCCGAGGTCCGCATTTGCGCATCAACTTTGATCGCGCGCCCCATGTCGAGCCCCGCCGCATGGCCGAGCGCCACCGCTGGCCGGATGCCCGCGGCCATACAGACAATGTCCGCCTTCAGCTCCGTTCCGTCATCGAGCAAGACGCGCTCCACCTTGCCCGATCCTTCGATCGACTTGGTGTTCGCCCGGGTGATCACCCGGATTCCGCGCTTTTCCAGATCCTTCTGCAAAAGGTAGCCCGCGGTCTCGTCGAGTTGCCGCTCCATCAGATGCCCGGAGATATGAAGCACCGTCACCTCCATCCCCCGCAGCCGCAGTCCGGCTGCGGCCTCGAGGCCCAGCAAGCCGCCTCCAATGATCACCGCATGCGCGCCGGGACGGGCGGAAGCCTCGATCATCGCGTTGGTGTCCTCAAGGTCGCGATAGGCGACGACCCCCGGCAGATCATGGCCCGGCAGCGGGATAATGAACGGGGCCGAGCCCGTCGCGATCACAAGCTTGTCGTAGGGAATTTCGCCTTTCTCGGAGCTGACGATCTTGCGTGCGGTGTCGATGGCGGTGACGCTCTCTCCGAAGCGGGTGATGACGCTGTTGGCGGCGTACCACGCATCGTCGTGGGTGACGATTTCTTCGAAGGTCTTCTCGCCCGACAGCACAGGCGAGAGCATGATGCGGTTGTAGTTCCCGCGTGGCTCGGCGTTGAACAGCGTGACCTCGAAAGCGTCGGGCGCCGCGTCCAGAAGGTGCTCCAGCATCCGGCCAGAGGCCATGCCCGCACCAATCACGACAAGTTTCTGCATCTGCTTCCTCCTGTGCGGGGTGGCTCAGAGATACCAGGCGACCACATAGGCCAGCCCGTTTTCGTGGTGGATCGGAAGGGCAACCATCTGGGTATAGCCCGCCGGCAAACCGGCGCCGCCGACCTGCACATGCGGCAGGCCGGAGCCCAGAACCCGACCGATGGGCCCCTGCCACGCGGTGACGGAAAGGGCATCGAGCGGCGGGTTCTCCTTGGGTGCCAAGAACCCTTCGCGCTCGCAGAGCCCGTCGATCCTCAGGGCCTTTTTTTCCGGGCCAACCCTCTCGGCTCGCGCATCCCAGATCTCGAAGCGATGCGCGATCGGCGTGCCAGGCGCCGAAAGCAGCGTGAGCACGTAGGTCTTGTCGCCCGGCGTCGGGATCGGCAGCCCGAGCCCGGTCTTGAGCCCGGCCTTGCCCGCACTTTCGGCGCGCAGAAAGCCATAAGACGCTCCGAGGTCGCGCATGAGAATGGGGGTTTCAGAGGCCCAGACGCCACCCGGCAGACCCTGTCCGTGCCCGAAGGTCGTGGCCTTCGATACCCGCTCGAACTCCTCTGCAGTGCCATAGTAGCCATCGCTCAGAACGAGACTGTTGGCGCTGTCCTCCCACACCTCGATCGCCCCCACATGCTCGGCATCGGCAAAGAGCACGACCAAGATGGCCAGCAGGACATCTTCCGCGAAGACCGGGATCGCGACAGCCGCTGTCAGACCGGAGGCAGCGGCGGCCTTGGCGCGGTGAAAGGTCGAGTCGTCCAAAGTGCGCAGAACAATTGGCCGCGCTTCGGCCCAGGCTTTTCCGGGCAGACCCTCTCCCTTGGCGAAGGTAGCGCGCGCGGACGCCGCGCCGAAGCCTTCCAGCCCGTCATATGTGCCCGTCGCAAGCACCAGCCTGTCGCCTTCCGGCACCCAGACTTCGGCGATGCGAATGAATGTATTGGTAGGTGCTTCCAAGAGATCGTCCATCGCTGCTCCTTTGCGGGGCGTGGCTTCTGCGGCAGGGGATGCCGCCTGGTCTCACCTCATCCGACGCCAAGGCGCCTTTGGCTGGCAAGCATTCCACGCTGGGCGAAGCGCTTCATCCGGTTTGGGCGGGGAAGATGCCGCGAATTTGTGCAGAGGTTGGGCGCGAAGAGTGAGGTTCCAAGCGCAGACCGGTCTGTCCATGCCGAGACTGGGACCAAAAGGCACGAGATGAGGACACCGGCATGCCGGGAGGTACAGAGAATTTCGCACCCGCAGCGAATGTCCGCAAGTGTCCTATTTTGTTGAAAAACTCGCGCTTGATCGGAGGGCCGTCGGCTGATTCAATTCCCGCAATGGGTGGGAGGATCGACGATGATGGGACCGCGGCAGGAGGCGCAACCGGCGCTGTTCTACGAGTTCTCGCTCGAGGATCATGTCCCGCCAGATCACCTCCTGCGCTCGATTGACCGTTTCGTGGAACTGTCCGGCATCCGTGCTTACCTCGCCGATTTCTACAGCCATACGGGTCGTCCGTCTGTAGATCCGGAGTTGCTGATCCGCATGCTGTTGGTGGGGTATTGCTTCGGCATCCGGTCGGAACGGCGGCTCTGCGAAGAGGTGCATCTGAATCTCGCTTACCGTTGGTTCTGCCGCCTGGACCTCAGTGACCGGGTCCCGGATCACTCGACTTTTTCGAAGAACCGGCACGGCCGGTTCCGTGACAGCGAGCTATTGCGCTACCTGTTCGAGGCGACCGTGGCGCGGTGCATCGAAGAGGGCCTGGTCAGCGGACAGCGCATGGCCATCGACGCGAGCCTCATCGAGGCCGATGCCAACAAGCAGAACTCGACGCCGAAGGAGGACTGGGACGCGAGGCGGATCGATCCCGCTGATGCGCCCCGAGCCGTTCGCGAGTATCTGGACGTCTTGGACGAAGCCGCATTTGGCGCAGCAAGCGAGGTCCAGCCCAAGTTCACGTCCCATTCCGACCCCGCCAGCCAGTGGACTGCGGCCCGTAAGGGACCGGCCTTCTTCAGCTATTCCGACAACTATCTGATCGACACGGACTATGGCGTCATCGTGGACGTGGAGGCCACCAGGTCAATCCGGCAGGCAGAGGTCGGTTCGACCAGGACCATGCTGGAGCGCGTGAAGGCCAGGTTCGACCTGCACCCCGAACGCCTGATTGCGGATACGGCCTATGGCACCGGGCCGATGCTGGGCTGGTTGGTCGACCGCAAGATTGCCCCGCACATTCCCGTCTTCGACAAATCCGGGCGAGCCGATGGGACTTGGACCCGCGCGGACTTCGAGTGGGATGCGGAGAACGATCAGTACATCTGCCCCGAGGGGCACGAGCTGAAGCAGTTCCGCCGGAACTATTCCGACCCGAACCGGGGTCCGACTGGCAAGGGAACAGTTCGCTATCGGGCGCTGAAAGAGGTCTGTCAGGTATGCCCATCCAAAGCGATGTGCTGCCCGAACGCGGATGCACGCAAGATCACCCGTGAGGAACATGAAGATGCCCGGCAGGTCGCTCGCGACATCGCCAAAACCGAGCAATACGCCATCTCGATGAAGTTGCGGAAGAAGGTCGAGATGCTCTTTGCCCACCTCAAACGGATCCTTGGCCTGAACCGGCTCCGATTACGCGGGCCGTGCGGTGCAAATGACGAATTTCTCCTCGCCGCCACCGCCCAGAACCTCCGCAAACTAGCCAAGATCCTTCCTGCACTGCAGCAACCGAGAAACGCCTGACAGAACAGGCGCTCGCGCCATGTTCAGCCGTCGATATTCTGCACCGGCGAACGGGTCTTTTTCCACGGAATCGGCGGAAAGCTGTCGTTAGCCGCGGTCGCGAAGGCATCCCGACCGCACCGTGGAAGCGGACGTTCAGGCGAAAATCAAGACCAGGATCAGCTTGATCGACAGGAGGGCCGGGAA belongs to Salipiger profundus and includes:
- the nirD gene encoding nitrite reductase small subunit NirD, which encodes MNWIDVGALDEIPLRGARVVKTRSGCVAIFRTAEDELFATSNTCAHKGGPLAEGMVHGRNITCPLHNWVYSLETGEAQGADDGRIPTYPVKTEGGRILLDGDAVAARAA
- the nirB gene encoding nitrite reductase large subunit NirB, which gives rise to MQKLVVIGAGMASGRMLEHLLDAAPDAFEVTLFNAEPRGNYNRIMLSPVLSGEKTFEEIVTHDDAWYAANSVITRFGESVTAIDTARKIVSSEKGEIPYDKLVIATGSAPFIIPLPGHDLPGVVAYRDLEDTNAMIEASARPGAHAVIIGGGLLGLEAAAGLRLRGMEVTVLHISGHLMERQLDETAGYLLQKDLEKRGIRVITRANTKSIEGSGKVERVLLDDGTELKADIVCMAAGIRPAVALGHAAGLDMGRAIKVDAQMRTSDPDIFAVGECVEFAGNLFGLVAPLYDQAKVLAKTLLDEDDTFVARELSTKLKVTGCDLFSAGDFVEGPTREDIVFRDPARGIYKRLVIEEDRLIGAVMYGDTADSNWFFGLIKDGTDIEEMRETLIFGPAFQGGGGAAADPLAAVAALPADAEICGCNGVCKGDILKAVEGGAHSLEAVRAQTKASASCGTCAGLVEQVLAVSLGDSFEMPSAKPICACCDLTHEDVRVLIKTKELKSQPAVWQELGWKTPNGCHVCRPAVNFYLLADWPLEYRDDPQSRLVNERNHANIQKDGTYSVMPRMWGGMTTPDELIAIAEAARKYDAAVKVTGGQRIDLLGIKKEDLPAIWADLNDAGMVSGHAYTKGLRTVKTCVGSDWCRFGTQDSTGLGIKLEKRLWGSWTPHKVKLGVSGCPRNCAEATCKDVGIICVDSGYQVGVAGAAGMDVKETERLVDVASEEEAIEWTVAFVQLYREHAKYLDRPYKWVAKVGLDWVKDVLADESRRKSLVERFDLSQTVYQKDPWAERAAPAEARKFQPLADFTQEAAE
- a CDS encoding GAF domain-containing protein, with product MDDLLEAPTNTFIRIAEVWVPEGDRLVLATGTYDGLEGFGAASARATFAKGEGLPGKAWAEARPIVLRTLDDSTFHRAKAAAASGLTAAVAIPVFAEDVLLAILVVLFADAEHVGAIEVWEDSANSLVLSDGYYGTAEEFERVSKATTFGHGQGLPGGVWASETPILMRDLGASYGFLRAESAGKAGLKTGLGLPIPTPGDKTYVLTLLSAPGTPIAHRFEIWDARAERVGPEKKALRIDGLCEREGFLAPKENPPLDALSVTAWQGPIGRVLGSGLPHVQVGGAGLPAGYTQMVALPIHHENGLAYVVAWYL
- a CDS encoding nitrate reductase, yielding MGAEVRSTCPYCGVGCGVLLSADGSGGLAVRGDPAHPTNRGRLCSKGSALGETVGLEERLLAPQVHGSTATWKDALNLVATRFRKTIETHGSDSVAFYVSGQMLTEDYYVANKLMKGFIGSANIDTNSRLCMASTVAGHRRAFGTDTVPGVYDDLEEADLIVLVGSNLAWCHPILYQRIMAAREKRALRLVVIDPRRTASCEGADLHLALEPGSDVALFNALLAEVARRGAVDRDYVSAHVEGFDAALKAAQGSDPAFTGLSRETLRDFCDLWIGTEKVVTIFSQGVNQSSSGSDKVNAILNCHLATGRIGKPGMGPFSVTGQPNAMGGREVGGLANMLACHLDIENVDHRDAVRGFWNAPAMPEAPGLKAVEMFRAVADGRIKALWLIHSNPAVTLPDADTVQDAIASCPFVVVSDITAATDTARQANVLLPATAWAEKSGTVTNSDRTISRQRAALAPPGAARPDWAILAEVAQRMGFAEGFNWDNEAEIFAEYAALSGLARTFGKDFDISNRAKLSSSDYDSMPPFRWPDGPAKSGGRFFEDGGFYHPDGKARMLALAPRAPAAALTPEHPFRLNTGRLRDQWHTMTRTALSPRLSAHLPEPFVDMHPDDAARLGLAPADLLRLESPQGSAILRLRITRDVQPGHLFAPMHWTGETAPSARIDALIASVTDPVSGQPESKAAAVSAARFEAAWYGFAIATARPRPECAYWALARTDRGFRAELAGTEEIADAEDFARALFGLPDAALQMSKDMAKGRTRLAFMDGEILLAALYLDHKPVRLMRDFLAGLPGTETPWALAGTARGDMPDPGPVVCSCYAVGRNTILRAIGAEGLQSVEAIGASLSAGTNCGSCKAELAALLQQGVSRAAE